The genomic interval GGGCACCACCGGCGCGTCGATGCTGTGCATCACCACGATGGGGGCGTCGTACTCGGCGGCGACGAACCGCATCTCGGGGTCCTCCAGCCCCGACACGTCGTTGAGGAGGTCGGCCCCGGCGTCGAGGGCGGCCCGCGCGACCTCGGCCTTCCGGGTGTCGACGGATATCATGGCGTCGAGGTCGGCGACGCGCTCGATTACGGGCACCACCCGGTCGATCTCCTCCTCGACCGGAGTCTCGTCGGCTCCGGGCCGGGTGGACTCGCCGCCCACGTCGACGATGTCAGCGCCCGCCTCGACCATCTCCTCGGCGCGCGCGACCGCGTCCTCGATTCGCTCGTACTCCCCGCCGTCGTGGAAGCTGTCGGGCGTGACGTTCAGGACGCCCATCACGGCGGTCCGGTCCTCCCACGGGTAGCCCCGCCGGTCGGGGCTGGTGCGGATGCCCAGCGCCTCCCGGAGTTCGTCGGCGAACACCGACAGGCCGTAGGGCTGGCCGTCGAGCTTCCCGGCGAGGCGCTTGAACTGCGCCAGCGTCCCCATCAACACCACGTCGACGTTCTCGTCGTCCTGCTCGTTGACTCCCGAGAGCGCACACTCCCCGCCGAGGCTCAGCATCTCCTCCTTGAGGTAGCGCGCCTGCCGGGTCCGAACTCGGCTCTTGAGGACGCGGTGGACAGCCTTGCCGCGCATCCGCCACACGCCGGGGTCGGTGACGTGGCTATCTTCGAGCGCCTCGCGGGCGTCGTCGAGGTTCCGGATGCGCTTGGGTATCTCGGCGCGGGTCCACCGCGAGCGGGCCTCCGCGACGCCGTACAGCGACCCGGTCACGAGCACGAAGTCGTCGGCGTTCGCGGCGTTCAGGGCGTTCTCCAGCGCGCCCTCGACCGAGTTCCGGGTGAGGACCTCGCCCGCGCCCGACTCCTCGAACACCCGGGCCAGCACCGCCTCGTCCTCCGCGCGGTCGATGTCGGGCTGGCACGCCACCACCCTGTCGGGGGTCGGGAGGGCCTCGGCCATCCCGCGGAGGTCCTTGTCGTGCATCGCGCCGACCACGAGGTGGAGGTCGTCGTAGTCGCCGTCGAACTCCCCGACGGTCGCCGCGAGCGCCGCGCACGCGCCGGGGTTGTGTGCGCCGTCGAGGACCACGAAGGGCGACTCGCCCATCACCTCGAACCGGCCGGGCCAGTCGGCCTTCCGGAGGCCGCGGGCGAGTTCGTCCTCGCTCACGTCGGCGACCTGCCGGGCGAGCGCCGCGGCGACCCCGGCGTTGCGGGCCTGATACTCACCCAGCAGGGGAATCCGGGTCTCGACCGACCAGTCGGGACCGGTCAGCGAAATCGCGGCCTCGGTGTGGTTGGTCCGGCCGCCGTACTCGACCCGAACGTCGGCCTCGACGTCTTCGCCCACCCGAACGACCTCCCCCGCCTGCTCCCCGACCGCGGCGAGCGCGTCGCCGGTCGTCGCGGTCACCAGCGGCGCGTCGGCGGGCGCGACGTGGGCCTTGTCGCGGGCGATCTCCTCGACGGTCTCGCCGATGATGCCGGTGTGTTCGAGCGTGACGCTCGTGACCGCGCTCGCGACCGGGTCCACCACGCTGGTGGCGTCGTACTTGCCGCCGATGCCGACCTCCAGAATTGCCACGTCCACTCCCTCGCGCCCGAAGTGCCAGATCGCGAGACCGGTCATCACCTCGAAGAAGGTCGGGGCGTCGCCGTCGGCGGCGCGGTCGTTGACGTACTCCCGGACCGACTCGACGTACTCGACGACCGCGGCCTCGGGAATCTTGCGGCCGTCCACCCGGACGCGCTCGCGCACGTCGTCGAAGTGCGGGGAGGTGTACAGTCCGACTTCGAGGCCCGCCTCCCGGAGAGCGCGCTCGGTCATCCGGGCGGTCGAGCCCTTCCCGTTCGACCCCGCGACCTGCACGAAATCGACCGCCTCGTGGGGGTCGCCGAGGTGGGCCAGCAGGTCGGCCGTCGACTCCGTCCCCGGCTTGGGCCGGAAGCGACGCAGGTCGAACAGGAAGTTCGCCGCCTCGTGGTAGTCCATGTCTGGCTGAACAGACGCGGCCCGCTTTAGCGTGTCGGAACCGACCGTTTCCCCTACCCGGGACCGACCGTTTCCCCTACCCGGAACCGACAGTTTCCCGCGCCCGGGACCGCGCCGTCGGCGCGGTCCCGGGCGGTCGCGCTCGAATCGACGTGGCGAACGCCCGACCCGGCCCGAGCGAGCGCCCGGTCATCGCTCGAACTCGCGGTCGAAGTTCCGCGACTCGCGGCCGCGTTTCCGCGACTCGCGGCCGCGTTTCGGCGACGAGCGCCTCCGGCGCTCGTCGCCGACGCCTCGCTCGTCGGGGTCGCCCTCCTCGACCAACAGCGTCTCCAGTCGGCGCTCGTACTCCCACTCGGTCATCTCGCCCTCGACGTACGCCCGCTTGAGGTCGGCGAGTCGCTCCTTGTGGGTGGGTTCGAACCGCTCGGCGAGGCCGAACTCCCGGGCGTCCTCGGAAACGCGCTCGACCAGTCGGGCGACTCGGGCGAGTCGCTGGCTCCGGGGCATCGACGCCCGGCGAACCGCCGCGACGGTCGTCGCGACGAACAGCGCGACCGAGAGGACGCCGACGAGCATCAGGCCCGCGACGAACGGCGCGGCGGCCTCGACGGCGACGAACAGCGGGGACGCCCCGCTGGCCGCGCTCGCGAGCGCGGCCGCCACCGCGAGGAGGCCGAACGCCGTGAGTCCGACGATGACGACGAGCGAGGTCAGGAATCCCGCGAGGAGGAGCGTGACCGTCCGGTCGCGTAGCGGTCCCATCGACCGATAGTAGGGCCCGACCGTACTTGATTCGTTCTCCCCTCGGCGCGCTGTCGTGTCCGGTCGTCGGGGCCCGTGGCGTCTTCCGAGCTTCAGCCACTCCTTCGCTTCGCTCAGTCGTGCCGGAAGCACCGCGTTCCGGTGAACACCATCGCCATGTCGCGTTCGTTCGCGGCCTCGATGACGTCGTCGTCGTTGACCGACCCGCCGGGCTGGACGACGGCCTCGATGCCCGCCTCGGCGGCGGCCTCGATGGCGTCGGGGAAGGGGAAGAACGCGTCGCTGGCCATCACCGCTCCCTCGGCGGTCTTGCCCTCGGCGTCCTTCTCGGCCTTCATCTTCGCGATTTCGACGGCGTCGACCCTGGAGACCTGCCCCGCGCCCACGCCGACCGTCTCGGTCCCCGTCGCGAAGAGGATGGCGTTGGACTTGACGTGCTTGATGGTTTGCCACGCGAACAGCAGGCTCTCGTACTGGTCGTCGGTCGGCTCGCGGTCGGTGACGACTTCGAGGTCCTCGCGGGTCGGAGCCTGCAGGTCGCGCTCCTGCACGAGAGTCCCGCCCACGAGGTCCTTCTCGGTGGTCGCCTCGGTCCGGTCGTCCAGCGCGCCGGTTTCGAGGACTCGAA from Halorussus salilacus carries:
- the folP gene encoding dihydropteroate synthase; its protein translation is MDYHEAANFLFDLRRFRPKPGTESTADLLAHLGDPHEAVDFVQVAGSNGKGSTARMTERALREAGLEVGLYTSPHFDDVRERVRVDGRKIPEAAVVEYVESVREYVNDRAADGDAPTFFEVMTGLAIWHFGREGVDVAILEVGIGGKYDATSVVDPVASAVTSVTLEHTGIIGETVEEIARDKAHVAPADAPLVTATTGDALAAVGEQAGEVVRVGEDVEADVRVEYGGRTNHTEAAISLTGPDWSVETRIPLLGEYQARNAGVAAALARQVADVSEDELARGLRKADWPGRFEVMGESPFVVLDGAHNPGACAALAATVGEFDGDYDDLHLVVGAMHDKDLRGMAEALPTPDRVVACQPDIDRAEDEAVLARVFEESGAGEVLTRNSVEGALENALNAANADDFVLVTGSLYGVAEARSRWTRAEIPKRIRNLDDAREALEDSHVTDPGVWRMRGKAVHRVLKSRVRTRQARYLKEEMLSLGGECALSGVNEQDDENVDVVLMGTLAQFKRLAGKLDGQPYGLSVFADELREALGIRTSPDRRGYPWEDRTAVMGVLNVTPDSFHDGGEYERIEDAVARAEEMVEAGADIVDVGGESTRPGADETPVEEEIDRVVPVIERVADLDAMISVDTRKAEVARAALDAGADLLNDVSGLEDPEMRFVAAEYDAPIVVMHSIDAPVVPGREVRYDDVVEDAIDQLEETVLLAEKAGLDREQIIVDPGLGFGKSSAESFELLGRTDEFHALECPVLVGHSHKSMFGLIGEDGDRTAATVAGTTIAAERGADIVRVHDVAENAAAVRAVEAADDPEWFEE
- a CDS encoding SHOCT domain-containing protein; protein product: MGPLRDRTVTLLLAGFLTSLVVIVGLTAFGLLAVAAALASAASGASPLFVAVEAAAPFVAGLMLVGVLSVALFVATTVAAVRRASMPRSQRLARVARLVERVSEDAREFGLAERFEPTHKERLADLKRAYVEGEMTEWEYERRLETLLVEEGDPDERGVGDERRRRSSPKRGRESRKRGRESRNFDREFER